In the Flagellimonas sp. MMG031 genome, one interval contains:
- a CDS encoding 4Fe-4S dicluster domain-containing protein, whose protein sequence is MSNQTHSPSMALTGEPPKSLSLNQKMAVFLGTSGLGILLLAVFNVSFPNKTLWLTLSLLAITIGVIWFSWDAYSKKLPGIKNDGVWFKSISSRGLWGWIAGLALTGFYIILYFYPEYLGLVSDGENKGVIALFDPLSQLLSGNPASQWFVYGTLYTVAILAFGIKFLWKYRHNRYERLRTVSVMFFQTAFAFIIPELMARLNGDKILNGGSLPYYDLKNIWPLNYYNFEGYRIKMFLSSGEIGFALLIFGILSIFVITPILTYKYGKRWYCSWVCGCGGLAETAGDSFRQLSDKSTFAWKVERWVVHSVVVFVTLMTTAVIYSYLGTDTSKYWLTKSTFLIGVAGLLTLVFGWAMIFKRDQLQKDAQYGAIGYFVIILALIGFHFFSGDGEVFLFKSGTLRKSYSFLIGSIFSGVIGTGFYPIFGSRVWCRFGCPMAAILGFQQRLFSRFRITTNGGQCISCGNCSVYCEMGIDVRAYAQKGENIVRSSCVGCGICSAVCPRGVLKLENGPLEGRIDSNQVLLGNDVDLMTLVNKK, encoded by the coding sequence ATGAGCAACCAAACACATAGTCCGAGCATGGCCCTAACGGGGGAACCACCAAAAAGCTTGAGCCTCAACCAAAAGATGGCTGTTTTTCTAGGAACATCGGGATTGGGCATTTTACTGTTGGCCGTTTTCAATGTGAGCTTTCCAAATAAGACCCTTTGGCTCACCTTGTCGCTTTTGGCCATCACCATTGGGGTTATTTGGTTCTCTTGGGATGCCTATTCCAAAAAACTACCGGGCATTAAAAACGACGGGGTCTGGTTCAAATCCATTTCCAGTCGTGGTCTATGGGGGTGGATTGCTGGCTTGGCATTGACAGGCTTTTATATTATACTCTATTTTTATCCCGAATATCTTGGCTTGGTAAGCGATGGCGAAAATAAGGGTGTCATCGCCCTTTTTGACCCACTAAGCCAGTTGTTGAGCGGCAATCCGGCCAGTCAGTGGTTTGTGTATGGGACCCTTTATACCGTGGCCATTTTGGCCTTTGGCATCAAGTTCCTCTGGAAATACCGCCATAACCGTTATGAAAGGTTACGCACAGTGAGCGTAATGTTCTTTCAAACCGCCTTTGCATTCATCATCCCAGAATTGATGGCACGTTTGAACGGGGACAAGATTCTGAACGGAGGAAGCCTACCTTATTACGACTTAAAAAATATTTGGCCACTGAACTATTACAACTTTGAAGGATATCGTATCAAAATGTTTTTGAGTTCTGGCGAAATCGGTTTTGCCCTTTTGATTTTTGGTATCCTTTCCATTTTTGTGATAACCCCCATCCTAACCTACAAATATGGCAAAAGATGGTATTGCTCCTGGGTTTGTGGCTGTGGTGGATTGGCCGAAACAGCTGGCGATTCCTTTAGGCAGTTGAGCGATAAATCCACCTTTGCCTGGAAAGTAGAGCGATGGGTGGTGCACAGCGTCGTGGTTTTTGTAACCTTGATGACCACCGCCGTTATCTACTCCTATTTGGGAACGGACACCAGCAAATATTGGTTGACCAAAAGTACTTTTTTGATTGGCGTAGCTGGGTTGCTGACCTTGGTTTTCGGTTGGGCCATGATTTTTAAACGGGACCAACTTCAAAAAGATGCCCAATATGGGGCTATCGGTTACTTCGTGATTATCTTGGCATTGATCGGTTTCCACTTTTTCAGTGGTGACGGGGAAGTATTTTTGTTCAAATCAGGTACCCTACGTAAATCCTACTCTTTTTTGATCGGCAGTATTTTCTCTGGTGTTATCGGAACGGGTTTTTATCCCATTTTTGGCAGTAGGGTTTGGTGCAGGTTTGGATGTCCCATGGCAGCCATTTTGGGCTTTCAGCAAAGGTTGTTTTCCCGGTTTAGGATTACCACCAATGGCGGTCAGTGCATCTCCTGCGGCAATTGTTCGGTGTACTGTGAAATGGGAATCGATGTGCGCGCCTATGCCCAAAAAGGGGAGAACATCGTCCGATCAAGCTGTGTGGGATGCGGAATCTGCTCGGCGGTCTGTCCACGTGGCGTACTTAAATTGGAGAATGGCCCCTTGGAGGGAAGAATCGACAGCAATCAGGTGTTGTTGGGCAACGATGTAGACCTCATGACCTTGGTAAACAAAAAGTAA
- a CDS encoding TIGR04282 family arsenosugar biosynthesis glycosyltransferase, with product MSKNLLLILTRNPELGKCKTRLAAKVGDKAALDIYKFLLDQTVAFTKNLNVEKWVYYSEQIWEHDIWDSSIYQKKLQVGKDLGERMMHAFEEGFRAGFENIIIIGSDMFHLNQKDLEEAFSKLDQHDFVVGPAEDGGYYLLGMKSLRRKLFQNKAWGTNMVLSDTLSDIKDADVHLLEEKNDVDYYEDIKDIEAFAPFLKHIQE from the coding sequence TTGAGCAAAAACCTTCTTTTGATCCTTACCCGAAACCCCGAACTTGGCAAGTGCAAGACCCGATTGGCAGCGAAGGTGGGTGATAAAGCGGCTTTGGATATCTACAAATTTTTATTGGACCAAACGGTCGCCTTCACCAAGAATCTAAATGTAGAGAAATGGGTGTACTATTCCGAACAGATTTGGGAACATGATATCTGGGACAGTTCCATCTACCAAAAAAAACTCCAGGTTGGAAAGGATTTGGGCGAGCGCATGATGCATGCTTTTGAAGAGGGATTCCGAGCCGGGTTTGAGAACATCATCATTATTGGAAGTGATATGTTCCATTTAAACCAAAAAGATCTGGAAGAAGCATTTTCCAAACTTGACCAACATGATTTTGTAGTGGGCCCGGCAGAAGACGGCGGCTATTACCTATTGGGTATGAAATCCTTACGAAGGAAGCTGTTCCAAAACAAGGCATGGGGCACAAATATGGTGTTGTCCGATACGCTTTCCGATATCAAAGACGCCGACGTACATCTATTGGAAGAAAAAAATGATGTCGATTATTACGAAGATATTAAAGATATTGAGGCCTTTGCGCCATTTTTAAAACATATACAAGAATGA
- the arsM gene encoding arsenosugar biosynthesis arsenite methyltransferase ArsM, translating to MSYLDATQDLYKEAALTPDVGLCCTTNPIWQFPGLSIPKIMQEMNYGCGSTVSAQDLVNEPKILYVGVGGGMELLQFAYFSRQKGGVTGVDSVDEMLEASRKNFKLAEAENDWFKSDYVNLVKGDALHLPVEDESMDVAAQNCLFNIFKMEDLKKAVSEMYRVLKPHGRLVMSDPICEQPMSDELRNDDRLRAQCLSGSIPLKDYIKILTDAGFGTIEIRGKRSYRVLSPNHYPTDELIHIESIEIAAIKDPMPEDGPCVFTGKTAIYFGNEPYFDDQKGHVLQQNQPLAVCDKTAAALANTSDEIFISESTYHYNGGGCC from the coding sequence ATGAGCTATTTAGATGCCACCCAGGATTTATATAAAGAAGCAGCCCTGACCCCAGATGTTGGACTCTGCTGCACCACCAACCCCATTTGGCAATTTCCCGGACTTTCCATTCCCAAGATCATGCAAGAAATGAACTATGGTTGCGGAAGTACCGTTTCCGCGCAAGATTTGGTGAACGAACCCAAAATTCTTTATGTGGGGGTTGGCGGTGGTATGGAACTGCTGCAATTCGCTTACTTTTCTAGGCAAAAAGGAGGGGTTACCGGAGTGGATTCCGTGGATGAAATGCTGGAAGCTTCCCGGAAAAATTTCAAATTGGCCGAAGCGGAAAACGATTGGTTCAAAAGCGACTATGTCAACTTGGTCAAAGGAGACGCCCTGCATTTGCCCGTTGAAGATGAGAGTATGGACGTGGCCGCGCAGAACTGCTTGTTCAATATCTTTAAAATGGAAGATTTGAAAAAAGCCGTTTCTGAAATGTACCGTGTCCTGAAACCGCATGGCCGTTTGGTGATGAGCGACCCCATTTGCGAGCAACCCATGAGCGATGAACTCCGCAACGATGACCGATTGAGGGCACAATGCCTCAGCGGAAGCATCCCCTTAAAGGATTACATAAAAATATTGACCGATGCCGGCTTTGGTACCATCGAAATCCGTGGTAAACGTTCTTACAGGGTTTTATCTCCCAACCACTATCCAACTGATGAGCTTATCCATATCGAATCCATAGAAATAGCGGCCATAAAAGACCCTATGCCCGAGGACGGACCTTGCGTGTTTACCGGAAAAACAGCCATTTACTTTGGCAACGAACCCTATTTTGATGATCAAAAGGGACACGTATTGCAACAGAACCAGCCCTTGGCAGTCTGTGATAAAACGGCAGCGGCTCTGGCGAATACCTCAGATGAAATTTTTATCAGTGAGAGCACCTACCACTACAATGGTGGGGGTTGTTGTTAA
- a CDS encoding cellulose synthase family protein — protein sequence MGLAITYIIIAIYSTALLLIFFYSLAQLNLLINYLGYKKRNEEAPKFNLLDPKEIPFVTIQLPIYNEEYVMERLLDNIAKIEYPKSKLEIQVLDDSTDDSVAETARRVQELQETGLDIQHIRRENRKGFKAGALKEGLEIAKGDFIAIFDADFLPESDWLKKTVPYFKDEEIGVVQTRWGHINRDYSTLTRIQAFALDAHFTLEQVGRNSKGHFINFNGTAGIWRKQCILDAGNWEGDTLTEDLDLSYRAQLKNWKFKYLEDVETPAELPVVISAARSQQFRWNKGGAENFRKTVLSVITAKNIPFKTKFHGVMHLLNSSMFLCVFIVALLSIPMLYIKNTYGHLGWVFEVTSFFILSTIILFVCYWFTYKSIQGSSFDNFVDYIKLFFTFFSVALGFSLHNTVAVLEGHLGKRSEFVRTPKFNINNLTDTWKGNKYLTNKLSPNMILEFALMIYFLFGMYSAIPLNDYGLFPFHLMLFLGFGFVFFKSLTSKA from the coding sequence ATGGGACTCGCTATTACTTACATCATCATTGCTATTTATAGTACGGCCTTACTTTTGATTTTCTTCTACAGTCTTGCCCAGTTGAATCTTTTGATCAACTATCTCGGCTATAAAAAGCGAAACGAGGAAGCCCCAAAATTCAACCTTCTCGACCCCAAGGAAATTCCATTCGTTACCATTCAGCTTCCTATTTACAACGAGGAATATGTAATGGAGCGTTTGTTGGACAACATCGCCAAAATAGAATACCCTAAAAGTAAACTGGAAATCCAAGTCTTGGACGACTCTACCGACGATTCTGTGGCCGAAACCGCCCGAAGGGTACAAGAGCTTCAGGAAACTGGTCTCGACATACAACATATCCGCCGCGAAAACAGAAAAGGTTTTAAGGCCGGTGCACTAAAAGAAGGATTGGAAATCGCAAAAGGTGACTTTATCGCCATTTTTGATGCCGACTTTCTCCCAGAATCCGATTGGTTGAAAAAAACCGTTCCTTACTTTAAAGATGAGGAAATCGGTGTGGTTCAGACCCGCTGGGGGCACATCAACAGAGACTACTCTACCCTAACCCGTATCCAAGCCTTTGCTTTGGATGCCCACTTTACCTTGGAGCAGGTAGGACGAAATTCCAAAGGACACTTTATCAACTTTAACGGTACCGCTGGTATTTGGAGAAAACAATGTATCCTCGATGCCGGAAACTGGGAAGGCGATACCTTGACCGAAGATTTGGATTTGAGCTACCGTGCACAGTTGAAAAACTGGAAGTTTAAATATTTGGAAGATGTGGAAACACCCGCAGAGCTTCCCGTAGTGATCAGTGCCGCCCGTTCCCAACAGTTCCGTTGGAACAAAGGAGGGGCCGAAAACTTTAGAAAAACGGTGCTTAGCGTTATCACAGCCAAAAACATCCCGTTCAAAACCAAGTTCCATGGCGTAATGCACTTGTTGAACAGCTCCATGTTCCTTTGTGTTTTTATTGTGGCGCTATTGAGCATTCCCATGCTGTACATCAAAAACACCTATGGTCATTTGGGTTGGGTGTTTGAGGTAACCAGCTTCTTTATTTTGAGCACCATCATCCTATTTGTGTGTTATTGGTTCACCTACAAGAGTATACAGGGCAGTAGTTTTGACAACTTTGTGGATTACATCAAACTCTTTTTTACGTTCTTCTCTGTGGCATTGGGCTTCTCTTTGCACAACACCGTAGCGGTTCTAGAGGGGCATTTGGGCAAACGAAGTGAATTTGTGAGAACTCCTAAATTCAATATCAACAACCTAACCGATACCTGGAAGGGCAACAAATATTTGACCAACAAATTGTCGCCCAACATGATTTTGGAGTTTGCTTTGATGATCTATTTCCTTTTTGGAATGTACAGCGCCATACCGTTGAACGACTACGGATTGTTCCCTTTCCACCTCATGTTGTTCCTAGGGTTTGGATTCGTGTTCTTTAAATCCTTGACGTCCAAGGCATAA
- a CDS encoding glycosyltransferase family 2 protein: MADIKVIIPAINEGDSIGLVVSEIPDHVSEIVVVDNGSEDDTMANAKKAGATVITENRKGYGFACLKGLNYISEQSKTPDIIVFIDGDYSDYPAELDKIVAPILENDIDFVVGARKKSLREPGSMTPQQVFGNQLATFLMRLFFRSKFTDLGPFRAIKYEKLKELNMQDTTYGWTVEMQLKILRKKMSYIEVPVRYKRRIGVSKVSGTVKGTIFAGIKILGWIFKYSLK; this comes from the coding sequence ATGGCGGATATCAAAGTCATTATCCCAGCAATCAACGAAGGAGATTCCATTGGTTTGGTCGTCTCGGAAATCCCTGACCACGTATCGGAAATCGTAGTCGTTGACAATGGTTCCGAAGACGATACCATGGCAAATGCCAAAAAAGCTGGAGCAACGGTGATCACCGAAAACCGCAAGGGCTATGGCTTTGCCTGTTTAAAGGGATTAAATTATATCTCCGAACAATCCAAAACACCCGACATTATCGTATTTATCGACGGAGACTATTCAGATTATCCAGCGGAATTGGATAAGATTGTCGCCCCAATTTTGGAAAATGACATCGATTTTGTGGTCGGGGCGCGAAAAAAATCACTTCGCGAACCGGGTTCCATGACTCCACAACAGGTTTTTGGGAACCAATTGGCCACATTTTTAATGCGTTTGTTTTTTAGGTCAAAATTTACGGATTTAGGACCTTTTAGGGCGATAAAGTACGAAAAGCTCAAAGAATTGAACATGCAGGACACCACTTATGGATGGACAGTGGAAATGCAGTTAAAAATTTTAAGAAAAAAAATGTCATATATCGAAGTACCAGTGCGTTACAAACGAAGAATTGGCGTATCAAAAGTTTCTGGTACGGTAAAAGGTACTATATTTGCTGGCATAAAAATTTTGGGTTGGATCTTTAAATACAGTTTAAAATAA
- a CDS encoding glycoside hydrolase family 32 protein produces the protein MHRQVISCFLILALVACKQEQKKASTPTDKDAKYQEAYRPQFHFSPSEKWMNDPNGLVYNDGWYHLFYQYYPDDIVWGPMHWGHAMSRDLVHWEHKPIALYPDEHGLIFSGSAVVDKNNTTGFGKNGETPLVAIFTYHSMKGEKEGRTDFQTQGIAYSLDNGVTWTKYEGNPVILNQGIKDFRDPKVFWHEASSSWIMALVAGDHAQFYTSKDLKDWKYMSDFGKTQGAHGGVWECPDLFPLPVQGLEEEKWVLLISINPGAPNGGSGTQYFVGDFDGTTFTSQQQEPKWLDYGTDNYAGVTYNNVLSEDRIFIGWMSNWDYARDTPTQKWRSAMTVPRKLSLHKVEDDYVLANYPIASVGKLTSDMLLSSTQVPAATSDTLVVDGLHQSEIQLKTASKNMKLLFKNDRDEVLQVQMGLDTLQVDRRLSGQVDFQKDFGARIHKAPIVLPKGELRNLRVLMDWSSMELFVNEGLLSITEQVFPTEPYDTLIIVNEDSQHPIIIESIKKMESVWQN, from the coding sequence ATGCACAGACAAGTCATAAGTTGCTTTTTGATACTCGCCCTGGTGGCATGCAAGCAGGAACAAAAGAAGGCATCGACCCCGACAGATAAGGATGCGAAATATCAAGAAGCATATCGACCACAATTTCATTTTTCACCATCGGAAAAATGGATGAATGACCCCAATGGCTTGGTATACAATGACGGTTGGTACCATTTATTCTACCAATACTACCCAGATGATATCGTGTGGGGACCCATGCATTGGGGGCATGCGATGAGCAGGGACTTGGTGCATTGGGAGCATAAGCCCATTGCGCTATATCCCGATGAGCATGGACTTATTTTTTCGGGTAGCGCTGTGGTGGACAAAAATAACACGACGGGTTTCGGTAAAAATGGGGAAACACCTTTGGTGGCCATATTCACCTACCATTCCATGAAGGGTGAAAAAGAGGGTAGAACAGACTTTCAAACACAGGGCATTGCCTACAGTTTGGATAATGGTGTCACTTGGACTAAGTATGAAGGCAATCCGGTAATACTGAATCAAGGCATCAAGGATTTTAGGGATCCCAAGGTGTTTTGGCACGAAGCTTCGTCATCTTGGATAATGGCATTGGTGGCGGGCGACCATGCGCAATTCTATACTTCCAAAGACCTGAAGGATTGGAAGTACATGAGCGATTTTGGAAAAACACAGGGCGCCCATGGAGGTGTTTGGGAATGCCCCGATCTTTTCCCCTTACCAGTACAGGGTTTAGAGGAAGAAAAATGGGTGTTGTTGATCAGTATTAATCCCGGAGCTCCGAATGGTGGTAGTGGAACCCAATATTTTGTTGGTGATTTTGACGGAACAACCTTTACTTCGCAGCAGCAAGAACCTAAATGGCTGGATTATGGAACCGATAATTATGCTGGGGTCACCTACAACAATGTGCTAAGCGAGGACCGAATTTTTATCGGTTGGATGAGCAATTGGGACTATGCACGGGATACCCCTACCCAGAAATGGCGAAGTGCCATGACCGTCCCCCGCAAACTTAGCTTACATAAGGTTGAAGACGACTATGTTTTGGCAAATTATCCCATTGCGTCCGTTGGAAAATTAACTTCCGATATGTTGCTGTCCTCAACGCAAGTCCCAGCGGCCACTTCGGACACTTTAGTTGTTGATGGGCTGCATCAATCCGAAATACAATTGAAAACAGCTTCAAAAAATATGAAGCTTCTGTTCAAAAACGATAGGGATGAAGTGCTTCAGGTCCAGATGGGTCTGGATACCTTACAAGTGGACAGGAGGTTGTCGGGTCAAGTTGATTTTCAAAAGGATTTTGGGGCAAGGATCCATAAAGCCCCTATAGTGCTCCCGAAGGGGGAGCTCAGGAATTTGAGGGTTTTGATGGATTGGTCGTCTATGGAGCTGTTTGTAAATGAAGGGTTATTGTCCATTACCGAGCAAGTATTTCCCACCGAACCTTACGATACATTGATTATTGTGAATGAGGACAGCCAACATCCCATCATTATCGAATCCATCAAAAAGATGGAATCCGTTTGGCAAAACTAG
- a CDS encoding glycoside hydrolase, with translation MKKLFFLGILVLSSCASSKFQKVNGVSFVASREEVSERHIAPVLDVHANYAAIMPFGFINGEKSAELFFNSDRQWFGERRDGAKQYIEQLHRNGVMVMVKPQIWITNGAFTGNLDMKSEADWETFEASYEKFILLFAEMAEETQSDIFCVGTELKTFIDERPEFWDQLIQKIKEVYHGKLTYAANWDEYAKTPFWSELDYIGVNAYFPLCERQNPTRETLTEGWKPWKDKMKALAQEQDRPILFTEFGYRSMDFTGKKPWLVDRNQENVNLEAQARATQVLFDEFWNEDWFAGGFVWKWFMEHEKVGGAGDNRFTPQNKPAESVIREQYAQVKTSRSRD, from the coding sequence ATGAAAAAACTGTTTTTTTTAGGAATCCTAGTCCTTTCCTCTTGCGCCAGTAGCAAGTTTCAAAAGGTGAACGGTGTAAGTTTTGTGGCTTCCCGTGAAGAGGTTTCGGAAAGGCATATCGCCCCTGTTTTGGATGTCCATGCCAACTATGCGGCCATTATGCCCTTTGGTTTTATCAATGGCGAAAAATCAGCTGAATTGTTTTTTAATTCGGACCGACAATGGTTTGGTGAGCGAAGGGATGGTGCAAAACAGTATATCGAACAACTGCATCGGAATGGGGTAATGGTGATGGTGAAGCCCCAAATTTGGATTACCAATGGTGCTTTTACCGGAAACTTGGATATGAAGAGCGAAGCGGATTGGGAAACGTTTGAGGCTTCGTATGAAAAATTTATACTATTGTTCGCCGAAATGGCCGAAGAAACCCAAAGCGATATTTTTTGCGTGGGCACGGAATTGAAGACCTTCATTGATGAACGCCCCGAGTTTTGGGATCAACTCATCCAAAAAATCAAAGAGGTATATCATGGAAAGCTCACTTATGCAGCCAATTGGGATGAATATGCCAAAACACCTTTTTGGTCGGAACTCGATTATATAGGGGTGAATGCTTATTTTCCATTGTGTGAAAGGCAAAATCCTACAAGAGAAACACTTACCGAAGGTTGGAAGCCTTGGAAGGATAAGATGAAGGCATTGGCCCAAGAACAGGACCGTCCTATTTTGTTTACGGAATTTGGCTATCGGAGCATGGATTTTACCGGTAAAAAGCCCTGGTTGGTAGACCGGAACCAAGAGAATGTGAACTTGGAGGCCCAAGCAAGGGCGACCCAAGTGCTTTTTGACGAATTTTGGAACGAGGACTGGTTTGCTGGTGGCTTTGTGTGGAAATGGTTTATGGAACACGAAAAAGTGGGTGGAGCCGGTGACAATCGCTTTACACCCCAGAATAAACCTGCAGAGTCCGTGATACGGGAACAATACGCACAAGTAAAAACATCACGAAGTCGGGATTAG
- a CDS encoding purine-nucleoside phosphorylase, whose translation MTQKQIDESVDYLKKRGFETPEIGIVLGTGLGQLIESIEHPIEAHYNHIPYFPLATVEFHTGKLIYGTIEGKKAVVMQGRFHLYEGYDFLDITYPIRVMHSLGIQQLFVSNAAGAINLNFKKGDIMLIEDHINLQGGSPLAFKNVSEFGNRFVDMSEPYDLDMRKKVEAIAKRENISLQKGVYASVVGPQLETKAEYRMLKTLGADAVGMSTVPEVIVANHLRLPIVAVSVLTDECDPDNLQPVEVQEILRVAGQTEPKMIKLFKELIKEL comes from the coding sequence ATGACACAAAAACAGATTGATGAATCCGTTGATTACTTGAAAAAACGTGGTTTCGAAACCCCAGAAATTGGGATTGTACTGGGCACGGGACTTGGGCAGCTCATTGAGAGCATCGAGCATCCCATCGAGGCCCATTACAACCATATCCCGTATTTTCCGTTGGCAACGGTAGAATTTCATACCGGGAAACTCATCTATGGCACTATCGAGGGCAAAAAGGCAGTGGTGATGCAAGGCCGTTTCCATTTGTACGAAGGATACGATTTTTTGGACATTACCTACCCCATTCGCGTGATGCACAGTCTTGGTATACAACAATTGTTTGTGTCCAATGCCGCGGGAGCCATCAACCTCAACTTTAAGAAAGGGGATATCATGCTCATCGAAGATCACATCAACCTGCAGGGAGGTTCTCCATTGGCCTTTAAGAACGTATCCGAATTCGGGAACCGTTTTGTGGATATGAGCGAACCTTACGATTTGGATATGCGCAAAAAAGTGGAGGCCATAGCCAAACGCGAAAACATTTCGTTGCAAAAAGGGGTATATGCATCGGTGGTGGGCCCGCAACTGGAAACCAAGGCCGAATATCGCATGCTCAAAACCTTGGGTGCAGATGCGGTTGGAATGAGTACCGTTCCCGAAGTAATTGTTGCCAATCATTTACGACTACCCATTGTAGCGGTTTCCGTTTTAACGGATGAATGTGACCCTGATAATTTGCAACCTGTTGAAGTACAGGAAATTTTGAGGGTCGCAGGGCAAACGGAACCCAAAATGATCAAACTATTCAAAGAACTTATCAAAGAACTATGA
- a CDS encoding pyruvate kinase codes for MTSFSIIFVVNHGIMGITRELLEKMAEQIDAVIDRIHQHEMDGHGLTKGVCDMYSASARNLLHYTSFRSFDARKMQKGLKQLGLTRLANAEGNILGSLLNLKIIVNSLLGRSPDLTKNEFLNIGDGALLLQKHTEALFGLNTRERRVRIMVTQPTEAATDYDLVLQMVKNGMDCARINCAHDGPEVWKAIIDHVRRAAKENSSYVTIAMDLAGPKIRTGPIVIRDHKQGNIPKEPYIRVHAGDELIVTGNEKEVALPTFDGNGKQLQPASIGCIPAIIVDRVETGAPILFDDGKIEGEVIQKHVDSFVVKITRTKPGGAKLKGEKGINLPTLDLGISGLTEKDREDLRFVTQYADMVNYSFVNDEKDVNDLLFELKKLGADDDLGLILKIETHLAYKNLINILIAAMQRKRLGIMIARGDLALEVGWKNMGAVQEGILSFCGAAHIPVVWATQVLEGLAKKGMPSRSEITDLASSVQAECVMLNKGPHIIEAISFLDEVMQTMESSHDKKEVMLPKMEWK; via the coding sequence TTGACAAGTTTCTCGATCATCTTTGTGGTCAATCATGGCATTATGGGCATTACTCGGGAACTACTGGAAAAAATGGCAGAGCAAATTGATGCCGTCATTGACAGGATCCATCAGCATGAAATGGATGGCCATGGATTGACCAAGGGTGTATGCGATATGTATAGCGCCAGTGCCAGAAATTTGCTCCATTATACTTCCTTTCGGAGTTTTGATGCGCGAAAAATGCAAAAAGGTCTCAAACAACTGGGTCTGACCCGGCTTGCCAATGCAGAGGGCAATATACTGGGCAGTCTTCTCAACTTAAAAATCATTGTGAATAGCTTGTTGGGCAGGAGCCCCGATCTTACCAAAAATGAGTTTTTGAACATTGGCGATGGGGCCTTGTTGCTGCAAAAGCATACGGAAGCACTATTCGGGCTGAACACTCGGGAACGCAGGGTGCGTATTATGGTGACACAACCCACGGAAGCGGCAACAGACTATGATTTGGTGCTCCAAATGGTGAAAAATGGGATGGATTGTGCCCGCATCAATTGCGCCCATGATGGCCCCGAAGTATGGAAAGCCATAATTGACCACGTCCGAAGGGCTGCCAAAGAGAATTCCAGCTATGTAACGATAGCCATGGATTTGGCCGGTCCCAAAATAAGGACTGGGCCGATAGTTATTCGCGACCATAAACAGGGCAATATCCCGAAAGAACCATATATCCGGGTGCACGCTGGCGACGAACTCATCGTGACCGGAAACGAAAAAGAGGTTGCCCTACCCACCTTCGATGGAAATGGAAAACAGCTTCAACCTGCCAGCATTGGATGCATCCCTGCCATAATCGTAGATCGGGTCGAAACGGGAGCCCCCATTTTATTCGATGACGGAAAAATTGAAGGAGAAGTTATCCAAAAACATGTGGATTCCTTTGTAGTAAAAATTACACGCACCAAACCAGGTGGAGCAAAACTGAAAGGGGAGAAAGGAATCAATTTGCCCACATTGGATTTGGGAATTTCGGGACTCACGGAAAAAGATCGTGAAGATTTAAGGTTTGTGACACAATATGCGGATATGGTCAACTATTCCTTTGTAAACGACGAAAAAGATGTGAATGACCTGCTTTTTGAGCTCAAAAAGTTGGGTGCGGATGATGATTTGGGACTTATCCTGAAAATAGAGACCCATTTGGCCTATAAAAACCTGATCAATATCCTTATTGCTGCAATGCAGCGCAAACGTTTGGGCATTATGATAGCTCGTGGCGACCTGGCCCTTGAAGTAGGATGGAAAAATATGGGTGCCGTACAGGAAGGTATTTTATCGTTCTGCGGAGCGGCACATATTCCTGTGGTATGGGCCACACAAGTATTGGAGGGCTTGGCCAAAAAAGGAATGCCGTCGAGATCTGAGATTACCGATTTAGCTTCTTCCGTCCAAGCGGAATGCGTTATGTTGAACAAAGGCCCGCATATTATTGAGGCCATCTCTTTTTTGGATGAGGTGATGCAGACCATGGAGAGCTCCCATGATAAGAAAGAGGTTATGCTGCCCAAAATGGAGTGGAAATAA